In one Cygnus atratus isolate AKBS03 ecotype Queensland, Australia chromosome 14, CAtr_DNAZoo_HiC_assembly, whole genome shotgun sequence genomic region, the following are encoded:
- the DRD1 gene encoding D(1A) dopamine receptor: protein MTWNDTTMDGEGLLVERDSSFRILTGCFLSLLILSTLLGNTLVCAAVIRFRHLRSKVTNFFVISLAVSDLLVAVLVMPWKAVAEIAGFWPFGSFCNIWVAFDIMCSTASILNLCVISVDRYWAISSPFRYERKMTPKAAFILISVAWTLSVLISFIPVQLNWHKATTTSVLDLNASLQGISMDNCDSSLNRMYAISSSLISFYIPVAIMIVTYTRIYRIAQKQIRRISALERAAVHAKNCQTTSGNRSSMDCQQPESNFKMSFKRETKVLKTLSVIMGVFVCCWLPFFVLNCMIPFCEPTEPSKGAEAFCINSTTFDVFVWFGWANSSLNPIIYAFNADFRKAFSTLLGCYRLCPMSSNAIETVSINNNGAVVFSSQHEPKGSSPKESNLVYLIPHAIICPEEEPLKKEEEGELSKTLEKMSPALSGILDYEADVSLEKINPITQNGQHKT, encoded by the coding sequence ATGACTTGGAACGACACCACTATGGACGGGGAAGGGTTGCTTGTGGAAAGGGACTCTTCCTTTCGGATTCTCACGGGCTGCTTCCTCTCGCTGCTGATCCTCTCCACGCTGCTGGGAAACACGCTGGTCTGTGCAGCCGTCATTAGATTTCGCCACCTGAGGTCCAAGGTGACCAACTTCTTTGTCATCTCCTTGGCTGTGTCAGATCTCTTAGTGGCGGTTTTGGTCATGCCTTGGAAAGCCGTGGCTGAGATTGCTGGTTTCTGGCCTTTTGGTTCATTTTGCAACATCTGGGTGGCCTTTGACATTATGTGCTCGACAGCCTCCATCTTAAATCTGTGTGTCATTAGTGTGGACAGATACTGGGCCATCTCCAGCCCATTTAGGTACGAGAGAAAAATGACCCCCAAGGCAGCCTTCATCTTGATCAGTGTGGCGTGGACTTTGTCTGTGCTGATTTCCTTCATCCCCGTGCAGCTCAACTGGCACAAGGCTACCACCACAAGCGTTTTGGACCTAAACGCCAGTTTACAAGGTATAAGCATGGACAACTGTGATTCTAGCCTAAACAGGATGTATGCCATTTCCTCTTCTCTAATTAGCTTCTACATACCTGTTGCCATCATGATAGTAACTTACACAAGGATATACCGGATTGCTCAGAAGCAAATACGACGAATCTCAGCTTTGGAGAGGGCAGCAGTGCATGCCAAGAACTGCCAGACCACGAGTGGCAACAGGAGCAGCATGGACTGCCAGCAACCTGAAAGCAACTTCAAAATGTCCTTCAAGAGGGAAACGAAGGTTTTAAAGACTTTGTCGGTGATCATGGGGGTGTTTGTGTGCTGCTGGTTGCCATTTTTCGTGTTGAACTGCATGATTCCCTTCTGTGAGCCTACCGAACCGTCCAAGGGAGCAGAAGCTTTCTGCATTAACTCCACCAcctttgatgtttttgtttggtttggatGGGCTAATTCTTCCCTCAACCCCATCATTTATGCCTTCAATGCTGATTTCCGCAAGGCATTTTCAACCCTGCTAGGATGCTACAGGCTCTGCCCTATGTCCAGCAATGCTATAGAGACTGTTAGTATTAACAATAATGGAGCAGTTGTGTTTTCAAGCCAACATGAGCCCAAAGGATCCAGCCCCAAAGAATCTAATCTGGTTTATCTGATTCCACATGCAATCATCTGTCCAGAAGAAGAACCtctaaaaaaggaagaagagggtgAACTGTCTAAGACCTTGGAGAAAATGTCTCCAGCACTGTCGGGTATCTTGGATTATGAAGCTGatgtttctttggaaaagatCAATCCCATTACACAAAATGGGCAGCATAAAACCTGA